CCTTCCACTTCCAGTTAACACACATCCACTTAGCCTAGTCATTTTTTTCTTACTCTAGATAGCACTTCAAATATACAGTTCAACtggattttgtgtatttttaaaaatagtttatcaATGCCTTGTTTTCTCTTGTTAAGGATAAAAGATCAGTTTAGAATACACGCAACTTGATCAACTGTCAAAAATGTCATTTGAAAAGTTGAGAGGTTCAGCACCAAATGCGTGTCAAACAGAGTCCTTACACGGGTTAAGAAAGACCCATATGACCAAAATTCACTCTGACAGATTACACGGATAGAAATAATTTATCTAAGTGGTTAGTTTCCTGGTTTGAGTTATTCTTCTAGCTCGTTTGGCCATGATGGTCATGCCTGACAGAAGTCAGTTAGCCAACGTGCTAACCTACATGGCTACATGTCCAGCCTGCTGGAAGATTAAAAAACTGGATTTTATTTCTTCCCGTGAACAGTTGCGTTTGTTCTTATGGGTTCATGTTAAGATCGTATAGGGTGACAAGCTACACAGTGATAAAGTGACTGTGATGAGTAATATTGAGTTCCTGAGAAGCGTTGATCGATACGTGCTGGGTGGAGATTAGCTTAGCTCATCGGGATATTAGCTGTTTTTCAAAGTTGAATAAAACGGCTTAGTTGCTCTTTTGAAGTGACTCGTTTAGATTTTGTGTCATGATATCACATGTGTTGAACTATCTCTATCTGTTTGTCAGTGTTGAGCAAGTTTAGAAGGCGTTTCATAACATGATTGGCTTATCACTTGTACAGTAATAAAGTATCAGgtattttcattgtatttcatGTCTCTGAAGTGTACAAAATTTGTTACGAATAGTTTTGTGCTTTTGTCGGTTACAATGACTTCTTCATTCACTGGTATAATGTTGTACACTATTTGTTTTTCACCTTTTACAGGTGAATCATTTCTGCTGTCCTTTAACGTCCAACGCACATCCCAGCTAAAACCATGCCGTTCCCTTTTGGGAAGTCTCAGAAGAGCCCTGCAGAGATTGTGAAGAGTCTGAAGGAGAATGTAGCATACTTGGAGAAGCTGGAGTCCTCTGAAAGCAAGAAATGTGAAAAGGTTGgtcctttttttttatgtcaacatGTCAATGCAAATATTTCAGCAAACCGTGGACTGTGACTGGAGTCAGAAAAACTCACTGTGTTTCCTGTAGGTTGCAGAGGAAGTATCAAAAAATCTTTCGTCGTTGAAAGAGGTGCTGTGTGGCACTGGAGACAAGGAGCCTCAGACTGAGGCAGTGGCACAACTAGCTCAAGAGCTCTACAACACCAACCTCCTCATTTCCCTCATAGCAAACCTTCAGAGGATTGATTTCGAGGTGCACATACTTGCTTTTGAAATGTCTGAAATACAACTACTTCCGTCTTGCTGTAAGACATCTTGCTCTGTGCCCTAACCACACATTTGTTGTTTGCTCTCTTTGATTTATAACGTGTTGTTCACCAAAGGGAAAGAAGGATGTGGTGCATCTGTTTAGCAACATAGTGCGTCGCCAGATTGGCGCTCGCACCCCGACTGTGGAGTACATCTCTTCCCACTCACAGATCCTCTTTATGCTGCTGAAAGGGTGAGTTTCCAGACCCCAGGGCACAGCCATAGATCAACGCTTTCAGAAGCCATTGATTAGCCTGGCTTTTCCAATTGATGTTATGGGAGACTGCGGCTGTatggttattttaggatcataATTTTCCCATTTCCTGTCCATGCGGCTGAGCTGCCAATGGCATTTCACTTTTAAAGCACATATCTAGTTATTGACAATTTGGTGTGATATTATGTTTGAATGATGACTTCGGTGGTTTTATGTACACGCATATACAAACAAATGTGGTTCTCACACGTTAGAGAAATAACagggcttatttatttattgaatgcagCTATGAAACCCCAGAAGTGGCCCTTAACTGTGGCATGATGTTGAGGGAATGTCTGCGTCATGAACCTCTGGGCCGAATCGTTCTGTTCTCTGAGGAATTCTACTGCTTCTTTCGCTACGTGGAGCTATCTACTTTTGACATTGCCTCTGACGCCTTCTCCTCTTTTAAGGTATATTTAATCACCTGAGATATTTATGCAGTAATGCGACTGTTTAAGGTTATTTATATTCAACTGAAATGAAACCGTAAAAAGGTGTGTACAATAAACTattgtaaagagaaaaaaaagggaagaGTCCTACAATGTTTTGGTCATGTGGCAGAAGCcccaataggttttttttttaacattagtgttAGTTGACAACCCATTTCCAATTTTGTCCATCCATTTGAGCATCTATGGGGTCAACATTTTCAGGCCTCAAAAAGTacataaagaaagaataaaagtaatccatatggattattttattctctctttatgtacatttgaaaacattttaatccAAGTTTAATCTTCTGAGGAGACACAATTCAAACATTGATCAACATGCAtacatagagcacatcaaatatgaGGTTAAGCTCAAAGGAGTGTGCTTAATGTACAAGTACAAATGAGGCAGAATTTGCATTcgagaatgacagaattttaatttttggttgacTGTCGCTTCAAATCGAGCAATGGAAATTCAAAAACCGTTCAAAAGAGAAAATGacaaaagtgcatttatttacttaagacttttttttttttttttttaggatctgCTTACAAGACACAAGATCATGTGTGCAGATTTCTTGGAGACAAATTACGACAGAGTgagttactctttttttttttttcccaagatTTCATTTGCAAGGGCTTTTGTTTATAAGTGCTTTAGTAGCTGTTCTAATTTTATGGACAAATGTATGATGATTGATCATTTCATGAATGTTTTTAGGTGTTCACGGAGTATGAAAAGCTGCTGCATTCTGATAATTATGTCACCAAGCGGCAGTCTCTGAAGGTGAGCATAAAAACTACTGTTTTCACAGGGTTGTTTTCAATAATTCAAGG
This DNA window, taken from Carassius auratus strain Wakin chromosome 14, ASM336829v1, whole genome shotgun sequence, encodes the following:
- the LOC113113977 gene encoding calcium-binding protein 39-like, encoding MPFPFGKSQKSPAEIVKSLKENVAYLEKLESSESKKCEKVAEEVSKNLSSLKEVLCGTGDKEPQTEAVAQLAQELYNTNLLISLIANLQRIDFEGKKDVVHLFSNIVRRQIGARTPTVEYISSHSQILFMLLKGYETPEVALNCGMMLRECLRHEPLGRIVLFSEEFYCFFRYVELSTFDIASDAFSSFKDLLTRHKIMCADFLETNYDRVFTEYEKLLHSDNYVTKRQSLKLLGELLLDRHNFTVMTKYISRAENLKLMMNMLKDNSRNIQFEAFHVFKVFVANPNKTQPVLDILLKNQSKLVDFLSHFQTDRSEDEQFCDEKNYLIKQIRDLKRPAPAEES